The Knoellia sp. S7-12 region GCTCACCGCGCCCACCTCCGCACCACCTCCCGCGACGCCTTCCGCACCGCTCACCGACCAAACTCCCTGAAGCGCAATCGCAAGGACTGGGTCGTGGGACTCCTGAGTTGGGGTGCTTCCGGACGGGGGCGACTAGCGTGCTCCTGTGCCCAAGGACCTCAAGCTGCCCTTCGACCCCATCGCGCGCGCCGGCGAGCTCTGGCGTGCGCGATGGGGCGAGCGGAGCCAGGCGGCGCCGATGGTCACGGCCACGTCGATCATGCGGGTGCAGCAGCTGCTCATCACCGAGTTCGACGCCATCGCCGGACGGCACGGCCTGACGTTCGCGCGCTATGAGGCGCTCGTCCTCCTCACCTTCAGTCGTGAGGGTCAGCTGTCGATGGGGCGCATAGGTGAGCGCCTCATGGTGCACCCCACGAGCGCAACCAACATCGTGCAGCGGCTCGCGGCTCAGGGCTTCGTCGAGCGCGTCGCCAACCCGGCTGACCGGCGGGGAGCCTTCGCTGTGATCACCGACACCGGCCGGGCCGCGATGGAGGCGACGACGGCGGATCTGGAGACCGCGCAATTCGGGCTGGGGATGCTCGATGGCGAAGAACAGAAGGCGCTGTTCTCCCTGCTCAGAGGGGTGCGGGTCGCCGCCGGGGACTTCGTCGAGGAGCCTGTCCCGCACGACTGACGGGCGCGGCCACTGCGTCGGCGAGGAGCATCGTGAGGGCGCCTTCCCGGCATATGCGGGGGCAGTCGATTTGGCTCCGGAGACACTCCTTTGTCATGGTGGAGAGCAGTCCGTGACCAAAATGAGACATTTTGCTCACGTCCCGTGTTCCAAAACAAAGGACCTTGCATGCCCACGCTCGCCAAGCGGGTCGTCGGTGGCCTCCTCGCCCTCATCGGCCTGGTGCTCACCGTTATCGGCCTCTGGTACACCTTCCACCTCGGTGGCAGCGGTACCGCGACCTTCTCCACGTCGGCCTCCGGCACCAACCCCGTGCTCGTGCCGCAGACCGTGCTCAACCGGATCGACGGCGTCGTCAAGGTCACGGCAGTCCCCCGCAAGGGAGGCGCCGTCTGGCTCGCCGCAGCCGCACCGTCCGACGCCGAGGCGCTCCTCAGCAAGACCGCGCACACGTCCGTCACCGGTGTGAGCACGAGGCCGTGGCAGCTCGAGGCCACGACCAGCGGGTCCGGCGCCACGCCGGCGCTCGCGACGTCCGACGTGTGGCGCAGCGTCAAGACCGGTGAGGGCTCCGTGTCGATGACCATCGAGCAGGCCAACGCGCCCGAGGCCGTCATCGCCCAGGCGACCAAGGGCCAGATCGAGCGCGTGGACCTGACGTGGGAGCGCAAGTCCTGGTTCGTCCAATCTGTCATCGCCGCCCTCGTCGGCCTCTTCCTGCTGCTGAGTGGACTGAGCCTGCTGTGGAGCTCGCGGAACGCCACGGGCAAGCCCACCAGCCCGCATGGTGATGCTGACGGTCAGGACGACCACGACGGCGGTGACTCGGACACGGCATTGATGCCCCCTGCCGTTCCGGTGCGTCCCCGACCCGCGTCGACCCCCGAGGAGGAGACCGCATGAACCGCCGCATCTTCACCACCTCGATCGCCAGCCTGGCCCTCGCCGCGAGCCTGACCGGCTGCGGCCTCGGCGACAGCATCGTCGGACTGCGTGACGCGCCTGTCGAACGCACCGACACGGCACCACTCAACGTTGACGGCGCCGAGAGCGTCGCCACTCGAGTCCTTGACGCGGCCACGGCTGCGCGAGGCACCAAGGGTGCCGCTGCTGCCAAGGCCCAGTCGGCCGTGCTCGCCGACGCAGCTCTGGCGCAGGCTCAGGCCGCCACCAAGCTCGGCACCGTCGCCGCATCGGACCCGCTGCAGAAGGTGAACAACCCTCAGGTCATTGCGGTCTCGCGCGGCAAGGCCTGGCCCCGCGCCATCCTCGTCGGCACCCTCGATCAGGCGAGCAAGACCCAGAGCCTGCACGTGCTCATGTCAACGGCTGCGGCCGACCCGTTCAAGGTCTATGCGTCCGTCCCGATGCTCCCCGGCACGAGTGTGCCGGCCCTGGGTGACCTCGCTGTGGGCTCGCCACTCGTCAAGGCCGCCGACAAGGCGGGTGCACCGCTCGCTCCCACGGAAGCGCTCACGGCGTACGCCGCAGCGTTGAACTACCCGAAGCCGGCGGCCTCCAAGGCGGTCACGACGACCGATGCCTATGCCACCGCACTGCGCGCGTCGGCAGCGGCGCAGGTCAAGTCGCTGGGGTCGCTCGCCTCCTTCAGCCAGACGCATGCGCCCGTCGCCAAGAACACGATCGCGTTCCGCCTCGCGGATGGTGGCACCGTGACGTTCGGCCAGCTCACGCGCCGAGACGTCATCACGGCGAGCGCAGCGGCCAAGGAGCTCAACATCCCGGGCACCTTCAGCAAGCTCGTCGGCAAGACCAAGGCGAGCAAGAGCATCACCATCAACAGCCTCGAGAACGTCATCATGGTGGTCCCCGCCACGGGCGCTGCAGCGACCGTCGGCGCTGACGAGCAGATCGTCTCGGCGACCGCTCAGTGAGCTGACACCTCGATACGAACCGGTCCCACGCCCTCCGGCGTGGGGCCGGTTGTGTCTTTGAGACAATCATGGACATGAGCACCACCCCCACTCCGTTCTCCGGCGCCCGCGGCGTCATCGACCTGTCCGCTCTCGCCCCCGCTGCGGGTGCATCCGGTGCTCCCGCACCGGGTGCGGCTGCACCCGGTGCCAAGCCCGGTGCTGCACCGGGGGGTCTGGGGGGTCCGGGGGGTCCGGGCGGCAACGCGACGGGCCTGCCAGAGGGCCTCCTCGTGGAGGTCACCGACGCCACTTTCACCGAGGTGATGAACCGGACCCTCCAGGTCCCTGCCGTCCTCGTCATATGGTCCTCCGCCCACGAGCAGACGGTCGGTCTCGCCGAGCGAGTGGCCGCGGTCGCGGCCCAGCTCGACGGGCGAGTCTTCGTCATCTCCGCCGATGTCCAGAACTCGCCGTCGATCCTCCAGGCGTTCCAGCCGGTCATCGTCCAGGCGTTCGGCCAGCTCAGCGTGCCGGTGACCTTCGGACTCCTCCAGGGCCAGCCGGTGCCGCTCTTCCCGGGCCTGCCCCAGGACGACGAGATCCGCACGATCCTCGACCAGCTCGTCCAGGCCGCCGTCCAGAACGGCGTCACCGGGCGAGTCGAACTCGGTCCGGTCGCGGGTGCTGCCGCTGGAGCGGGCGAGGACGAGATGCCGGCGCTTCCCCCGCTCATCCAGGAGGCCTACGACGCGATCGACCGCGGTGACCTCGAGGCTGCCGTGGCGGCATACGAGAAGGCACTGGCGGCCAATCCCAAGGACCACGAAGCCGAGCTCGGTCTCGCACAGGTGCGGCTCATGCTGCGCACCGATGGCCTGGACGTCCAGGCGGTCCGCGCTGCGGCTGCGGACGATCCTGAAGATGTCGACGCGCAGATCGCCGTGGCCGACCTCGATGTCCTCGGCGGCCATGTCGCTGACGCCTTCACCCGCCTCATCGACACGGTCAAGGCGACCGAGGGTGCCGACCGCGACAAGGCGCGCACCCACCTGCTCGACCTCTTCAACGTCGTCGGCAACCACGACGAGCGCGTGCGCAAGGGCCGCACCGCGCTGATGAACGCCCTCTTCTGAGGTGCCACCCAAACTGCTCGACGACCACGTCCGGTTCCGGTTCGTTCCGGGGGGCATGTCAGACGTGGTGGGAGCCTCCTTGGATTGCGACCCGGTCATCCCGGGCGGTCGCGAGTTCACCCTCGTCGATGGCGTCTGGGAACTTTCCCTGCCGCGAGCTGACCTCCAGCGCATCGAGTACCGCTTCACCGTGACCCGACCGACTGCGGACGGCGTCGCAGCCGAGACGATACTCGACCCGGACAACAGCCTTGTGGTCGAGACCGCGTTCGGCTCACGTTCCGTGATGCAGATGCCGGGGTATGCCGTGCCGTCCTGGCTGTCTGCACCTTCTGTGGTCGGTGGCTTCACTCCGATGTCACTTGCGGGTGAGACCACGGACGACGTGCCGGTGACGGTGTGGGCGCCGGAGGGGACTGAGGGGCTGGCACTGCCGCTCCTGCTCGTCCACGATGGCCCTGAGTACGACCAGCTGGCCTCGATCACGCACTTCTCCGGAGCCATGATCGCGTCCGGCGTGCTGCCCCCACACCGGGTCGCGCTGGTGCATCCGGTGCTTCGTGACGCGTGGTACTCCGGGTCGCCCAAGTATCTGAGAACCATTGCGGGAGAGGGCATTGCGCGGCTCCACGACCAGGCGCCGATCGCCGGCCCGGTGGTCGTCATGGGTGCCAGCCTCGGAGGTCTCACGGCTCTGCTCGTCGGGCTGCTCGACGTCGATGACATCGGTGGGGTCTTCTCGCAGTCAGGGTCGTTTTTCCATGCTCGGCTCGATGAACAGGAGAGCTCCTACAAGTACTTCGGGCGGATCTCACGCCGGGTCCAGGAGATCCTCGACACTCGCTCCACGAGCCGGCCACTGCGGATCGGGCTGACGTGCGGCTCCCTCGAGGAGAACGTCGGCAACAACCGAGTGATGGCTGCGGCGCTGCAGCGCGCGGGTCACCATGTCACCCACACCGAGTTGGCCGACCTCCACAACTACACGGCGTGGCGCGACGCGCTGGACCCTCATCTCACCGAAGTGTTGCGGGACGTGTGGGGGAAGGCGCAAGGATAGAGCGCATGCACCGCGCCGAAGCCCGACTCCGACTGCCCGGCCATGACGTCGAGCTCACGGTGGTGCGCCACGGACACTACGGCCGACCGTTGCTGGCATTCCCCAGTGAGGGAGGAAGTGCTGCGGACTTCGAGGCTCACGGGATGCTCGACTCCATCCGAGACCTGGTCGAGGCCGGCCGGGTGAGTGTCTTTGCGGTGGACTCGTTGGATGGCTGGACCTGGTCGGCCAATGACGTCCCCACCGATGAGCGGGCCGCCCGACACGGTGCCTATCAGTCCTGGCTGGAGCACGCCGTCGTCCCGTGGATTGCCGACCAAACCAGTGGTGAAACCGAGCTGATCACCTTCGGGGTCTCTCTCGGTGCCTATCACGCGGTGCAGTTCGCCCTGCAGCGCGCGGACCTGGCCCCGTTGGCGATCGGGTTCTCCGGCAACTATGACCCGACGACCTGGAACGCCTGGGGCGATCTCGGCGACGCGACCTACTTTGCCAACCCCACGGCATACGTGCCAGGTCTGCATGGTGAGCACCTCGAGTGGCTGCGTGAACACCTCTCGATCCTGCTCGTCGTGGGGGAGGGGCCGTTCGAGGAGAGCCCGACGGGGGCGCTGAGCTCGACCCGCGCCTTCGCGGGACTGTTGCGGGAGAGCGGCATTCGCCACGAGCTCGACGTGTGGGGACATGACTCTGCCCACGACTGGCCGTGGTGGCAGAGACAGCTCGCGCACCACCTCCCACGCTTCGTCTGAACTGCCTGACCCAGTGAACCTGCTGCACCACCCAACCCTGCAACACGAACGACGAAGGACGCACACATGGCACCGAAGACCGACCACCTCATCGGGCTCCTCCTCGGCGCCGAGGACGACTGGCCCACAGCGTTCGAGGCGATGGCTCGGCGGCTCGGAGTGATCCGCACGGCAGACGGGGCCGACCACCGGGTGACGACGGAGCGATTGTCGATCGAGCCGTTCAACCTGCGCGACCAGCCGCGCCAGGACCTCGTCATCGATCGACTCGCCCACTGGTACTACCACCCGCGCGAGTGGCTCAAGAAGGTCTCGCTCATGGACGACGTCTATCTGCTCAACAGCCCGTTCACGTTCCAGTCCATGGAGAAGCACTCGGCCTACTGCGCGCTGATGCGGCTGGGGATGCACGTCCCGGACACGGTGCTCGTGCCCTACAAGAACCCGGTCGACAACGCGCGCTGGGCCTACACGTCGAGCCGCTACAACCAGCAGTTCGACCTTGCTGGCATCGCCGAGAAGATCGGCTACCCCCTCTTCATGAAGCCGTTCGACGGCGGCGCGTGGCGTGGGGTGTCGATGATCAAGGACCGCGAGGCCCTGCACCATGCCTATGACGAGTCCGGTGAGATGCTCATGCACCTGCAGAAGTCGGTGGACGGATTCGAGGTGTTTGCAAGGGCGCTCACGATCGGACCCGAGACAATGGTGATGAACTTCCGGCCCGACGAGCCGATGCACAACCGCTATGCCGTCGATCACGGCTTCCTGTCCGAGGAGACCGGGCGTGAGGCGATCACCATCGCGCAGACCGTCAACGCGTTCTTCCGGTGGGAGTTCAATTCCTGCGAGATGCTCGTGAAGGACGGGGTCGTCCACCCCATCGACTACGCGAACGCCTGCCCTGACGTGTCGGTCACGTCCCTGCACTATTACTTCCCGTGGGCGATGAAGGCCCTGCTCCGGTGGTCGGTCTTTTGCACCGTCACGGGCCGCAAGGCTCGCACCCAGGTCGACATCGACCCGTGGTTCGCCATCGCGGACGACGGGGCGCTCGACTACCAGGGCAAGCTCGCGGCATACCAGGGCATGTCGAACAACTACTTCGAGACCGAGCGCTACCAGGAGTTCTGCGCCACCTCACTGCCGCACGTCGATGAGATGGTGCACGACTGGATCGGGTCAGACGAGTTCAGCACCCTGCTGCGCTCCACGATCCACCAGACCTATCCGCCGCACGAGTGGGAGAAGTTCGAGGGCCACTTCGGCGGCCTGCTCGGGATGTGGCTCACCGACGAGCAGCACCGATTGACCTCCACTCCAAACTGACCGTTCGACTTATTGCCCGTTGGGACAGTGAGGAGCCCAGCGACGAACTGTCCCAACGGGCAATAAGTCGGGGTTGCGGAACCTGGTGTCAGGAGCCGAGGGCGGCGGTGACGACGTCCTTGGCCTCGGCCTGGACCTGTGCGAGATGCTCGGGGCCCTTGAAGGACTCGGCATAGATCTTGTAGACGTCCTCGGTGCCGCTCGGACGGGCCGCAAACCACGCCGACTCGGTGACGACCTTGAGGCCGCCAATGGCCGCACCGTTGCCGGGAGCCTCCGTCAGCTTGGCCGTGATCGGCTCTCCTGCAAGGGATTCGGCTGTCACCGCCTCGGGGGAAAGGGCCGCCAGCTTGGCCTTCTGTGCACGATCCGCCGGAGCGTCAATGCGGGCGTATGCCGGCGTGCCATGTTGCGCGGTCAGCTCACCGTAGTGCTGACTCGGGGACTTGCCCGTGGCGGCGAGGATCTCGGAGGCGAGCAGCGCGAGGATGATGCCGTCCTTGTCGGTCGTCCACACGGAGCCATCCATGCGGAGGAACGAGGCCCCCGCCGACTCCTCGCCACCGAACGGGCCCGAGCCGTCGAGCAGTCCGGGCACGAACCACTTGAAGCCCACCGGCACCTCGACGAGCTTGCGGCCGAGGTCGGCCGCGACCCGGTCGATCATCGAGCTCGAGACCAAGGTCTTGCCCACGAAACCGTCGTCGCGCCACTGCGGGCGAGCGCCGCCATAGAGGTACTGGATCGCGACGGCGAGGTAGTGGTTGGGGTTCATCAGTCCGGCGTCGGGCGTCACGATGCCGTGGCGGTCGGCGTCCGCATCGTTGCCTGTCGCGATGTCGTACTCGTCCTTGCGGCTGATGAGTGAAGCCATGGCGGAGGGCGACGAGCAGTCCATCCGGATCTTGCCGTCCCAGTCGAGCGTCATGAACCGCCACGTGGCGTCGACGAGCGGGTTGACGACGGTGAGGTCGATCCCGTGGCGGTCCGCGATCGCGCCCCAGTAGTCCACGGCGGCTCCGCCCAGGGGATCGGCGCCGATGCGCACGCCTGCGTCCTTGATGCGGGCCAGGTCGACGACATGGGGCAGATCGTCGACATAGGTCCCCATGAAGTCATAGGACTGAGCGCCGGCACGGGCCCGGGAGAAGGGGATTCGCTTCACACCTTCGAGGCCGGCGCGGATCAGCTCGTTGGCCCGAGCCGCGATGACCTTGGTGGCATCGGAGTCGGCGGGACCACCGTGCGGCGGGTTGTACTTGAAGCCGCCGTCATAGGGCGGGTTGTGCGACGGCGTCACGACGATGCCGTCCGCGAGACCGGCACCGGACGGCATACCGTCGACGCCCGTGACCTTGCCCCGGTTGGCGACAAGAATCGCGTGTGACACCGCAGGTGTCGGCGTGAAGCGATCCGCAGAGTCGACGAGCACCGTGACGTCGTTGGCCACGAGCACCTCAAGGGCGGAGGCCCACGCAGGCTCCGACAGCCCGTGGGTGTCACGACCGAGGAAGAGCGGTCCGTCGAAACCCTGGGACTTCCGGTAGTCGACGATCGCCTGCGTCGTCGCGAGGATGTGGTCCTCGTTGAACGCCGTGTTGAGCGACGAACCGCGGTGTCCCGAGGTGCCGAACGCGACCTGCTGGTCGATGTTGTCAGGGTCCGGCTTGAGCTCGTAGTAGGCCGTGATGAGGTGAGGCAGGTCGACGAGGTCGGACGGTTGGGCGACTTGTCCTGCACGTGAATCGGTCACTTGGCTTCCTCCTTGGTGACAGGTGCCGGTTCATCGACGACCGGCGCGAGATAGAGCGTTGTGAGACCGGCGAGCCGCACGGTGACGTGGAAGGGCTGGTTGTTCCAGCCCTCCTCGACCGCGTCGAACTCGAGCCCGGCCTGGCTCGGCGTGCCGTGCTGGTCGTAGCCGCTGGTGTCGAGCACGACCTTCCACCGGCCGCCTCGAGGCACCCCGACGCGCAGCCACTCCTTCGCTTCGCCGCCGAAGTTCACGACAGCTGCCACGACGTCACCGGATGACCGGCCGGCGTCCTCGAAGCGCACGAACGAGTAGGTGTTGCCCAGGTTGTCGTCGGCGTCGAGCCACTCGAAACCTGCAGGCTGCGAGTCGAGCGCCCACAGCGCCGGATGGGCGCGATAGAGGCGATTGAGCTCCTTGACGAGGTTGTGGACGCGATAGTGGCCGGGCTGGTCGAGCAGCCACCAGTCGAGCGACTTGCCGTCGGCCCACTCACTGGGCTGCGCGAACTCGCACCCCATGAACAGCAGCTGCTTGCCGGGGTGCGCCCACATGTAGGCGAGATAGGTGCGGACCGTCGCGAGCTGCTCGTTCCGGCTGCCCGGGGCCTTGTTGACGAGCGAGCCCTTGCCGTGGACGACCTCGTCGTGGCTGATCGGCAGGAGGTAGTTCTCGCTGAACGCATACATGAGCGCGAAGGTCAGCTTGTGGTGATGGTGCTGTCGGTCGATCGGCTTCTCGCCGAGATAGCTCAGCGAGTCGTTCATCCAGCCCATGTTCCACTTCAGGCCGAACCCGAGTCCGCCGCCGCTCGTCTCCTTGGTGACTCCCGGCCAGGACGTGGACTCCTCGGCGATCGTGACAATGCCGGGGACCCGCTTGTATGCCGTGGCGTTGGTCTCCTGGAGCAGGCCGATGGCTTCGAGGTGCTCGCGTCCGCCGTGGACGTTGGGGAGCCACTCGCCGTCGTTGCGGGAGTAGTCGAGATAGAGCATCGAGGCGACGGCGTCGACGCGCAGGCCGTCGATGTGGAACTCCTCGAGCCAGTAGAGCGCGTTGGCGACGAGGAAGTTGCGGACCTCGAGCCGACCGA contains the following coding sequences:
- a CDS encoding MarR family transcriptional regulator, whose product is MPKDLKLPFDPIARAGELWRARWGERSQAAPMVTATSIMRVQQLLITEFDAIAGRHGLTFARYEALVLLTFSREGQLSMGRIGERLMVHPTSATNIVQRLAAQGFVERVANPADRRGAFAVITDTGRAAMEATTADLETAQFGLGMLDGEEQKALFSLLRGVRVAAGDFVEEPVPHD
- a CDS encoding tetratricopeptide repeat protein — translated: MSTTPTPFSGARGVIDLSALAPAAGASGAPAPGAAAPGAKPGAAPGGLGGPGGPGGNATGLPEGLLVEVTDATFTEVMNRTLQVPAVLVIWSSAHEQTVGLAERVAAVAAQLDGRVFVISADVQNSPSILQAFQPVIVQAFGQLSVPVTFGLLQGQPVPLFPGLPQDDEIRTILDQLVQAAVQNGVTGRVELGPVAGAAAGAGEDEMPALPPLIQEAYDAIDRGDLEAAVAAYEKALAANPKDHEAELGLAQVRLMLRTDGLDVQAVRAAAADDPEDVDAQIAVADLDVLGGHVADAFTRLIDTVKATEGADRDKARTHLLDLFNVVGNHDERVRKGRTALMNALF
- a CDS encoding alpha/beta hydrolase-fold protein; this encodes MDCDPVIPGGREFTLVDGVWELSLPRADLQRIEYRFTVTRPTADGVAAETILDPDNSLVVETAFGSRSVMQMPGYAVPSWLSAPSVVGGFTPMSLAGETTDDVPVTVWAPEGTEGLALPLLLVHDGPEYDQLASITHFSGAMIASGVLPPHRVALVHPVLRDAWYSGSPKYLRTIAGEGIARLHDQAPIAGPVVVMGASLGGLTALLVGLLDVDDIGGVFSQSGSFFHARLDEQESSYKYFGRISRRVQEILDTRSTSRPLRIGLTCGSLEENVGNNRVMAAALQRAGHHVTHTELADLHNYTAWRDALDPHLTEVLRDVWGKAQG
- a CDS encoding alpha/beta hydrolase-fold protein, yielding MHRAEARLRLPGHDVELTVVRHGHYGRPLLAFPSEGGSAADFEAHGMLDSIRDLVEAGRVSVFAVDSLDGWTWSANDVPTDERAARHGAYQSWLEHAVVPWIADQTSGETELITFGVSLGAYHAVQFALQRADLAPLAIGFSGNYDPTTWNAWGDLGDATYFANPTAYVPGLHGEHLEWLREHLSILLVVGEGPFEESPTGALSSTRAFAGLLRESGIRHELDVWGHDSAHDWPWWQRQLAHHLPRFV
- the pgm gene encoding phosphoglucomutase (alpha-D-glucose-1,6-bisphosphate-dependent), yielding MTDSRAGQVAQPSDLVDLPHLITAYYELKPDPDNIDQQVAFGTSGHRGSSLNTAFNEDHILATTQAIVDYRKSQGFDGPLFLGRDTHGLSEPAWASALEVLVANDVTVLVDSADRFTPTPAVSHAILVANRGKVTGVDGMPSGAGLADGIVVTPSHNPPYDGGFKYNPPHGGPADSDATKVIAARANELIRAGLEGVKRIPFSRARAGAQSYDFMGTYVDDLPHVVDLARIKDAGVRIGADPLGGAAVDYWGAIADRHGIDLTVVNPLVDATWRFMTLDWDGKIRMDCSSPSAMASLISRKDEYDIATGNDADADRHGIVTPDAGLMNPNHYLAVAIQYLYGGARPQWRDDGFVGKTLVSSSMIDRVAADLGRKLVEVPVGFKWFVPGLLDGSGPFGGEESAGASFLRMDGSVWTTDKDGIILALLASEILAATGKSPSQHYGELTAQHGTPAYARIDAPADRAQKAKLAALSPEAVTAESLAGEPITAKLTEAPGNGAAIGGLKVVTESAWFAARPSGTEDVYKIYAESFKGPEHLAQVQAEAKDVVTAALGS